Genomic window (Shewanella psychropiezotolerans):
TCACCTTCTTAGATACTCCTGGTCACGCGGCGTTTACGTCTATGCGTGCTCGTGGTGCTAAGGCGACTGATATCGTTATCTTGGTTGTTGCAGCCGATGATGGTGTTATGCCACAGACTATCGAAGCGATTCAACATGCTAAGGCCGGTAAAGTGCCTCTGATTGTTGCAGTCAACAAGATGGATAAGCCTGATGCGGATGCAGAGCGTGTTAAGAGTGAGCTTTCTCAACACGGCATCATGTCTGAAGATTGGGGCGGCAACAACATGTTTGTTAGCGTTTCGGCTAAGACAGGTCAAGGTATCGATGAACTGCTGGAAGGCATTTTGCTTGAATCCGAAGTTCTCGAACTTAAAGCTATCAAAGAAGGCATGGCGGCTGGTGTTGTCATCGAATCTAAGCTAGATAAAGGCCGCGGCCCGGTTGCTACCGTTCTGGTACAAGAAGGTACACTTAAGCAAGGCGATATCGTTCTTTGTGGTCTTGAGTACGGTAAAATCCGTGCCATGCGCGATGAGAATGGTAGAGCAATTAAGGAAGCGGGTCCGTCGTTCCCCGTTGAGATTCTTGGTCTCTCGGGTGTTCCTGCTGCCGGTGATGAAGCTACTGTCGTACGTGATGAGCGTAAGGCTCGTGAAGTTGCCCTGTATCGTCAAGGTAAGTTCCGCGATGTTAAGCTAGCACGTCAGCAGAAGTCTAAGCTTGAGAACATGTTCGCGAACATGACCGAAGGCGAAGTAGAGGAACTTAATATCGTGCTTAAGGCCGATGTACAAGGTTCACTCGAGGCTATCGCTGACTCGCTAAACAAGCTGTCTACCGATGAAGTTAAGGTTAACATCATCGCACGTGGTGTCGGTGGTCTGACCGAAACTGATGCGACATTAGCATCAGCTTCGAACGCTATCATGATAGGTTTCAACATTCGTGCCGATGCACAAGCGCGTAAGGTTATCGACAGCGAAAGCGTCGACCTTCGCTACTACAGTGTCATCTACAACTTGATCGATGAAGTTAGAGATGCGATGAGCGGTCTACTTGCTCCTGAGTTCAAGCAAGTGATTATCGGTCTTGCTGAAGTTCGTGATGTGTTTAAGTCTCCTAAGATTGGCGCAATTGCCGGTTGTATGGTGACTGAAGGTACCATCAAGAAGAGTGCTCCTATCCGCGTACTACGTGAAAACATCGTTATCTACGAAGGTGAGCTAGAATCACTGCGTCGTTTCAAAGATGATGTGGCAGACGTACGTAACGGTATGGAATGTGGTATCGGTGTGAAGAACTATAATGACGTCAGAGTAGGCGATCAGATAGAGGTCTTCGAAACCATCGAGATTGCTCGCTCCTTAGAAGCGTAAAGCGTAATAGGGCGGCGAAAGCCGCCCTTTTTGTTTATAGCTGCAAACAGCAGAATAAAATATTAAGGCCAAATATTATGGCAAAAGAATTTAGTCGTACACGCCGTATCGGGCAACAGTTACAACAAGAGTTAGCCCAAGTATTGCATCGTGATATCAAAGATCCTCGTGTCGGCATGGTAACGGTCAATGATGTGGAAGTCTCTCGTGATCTGAGTTACGCCAAAGTTTTTGTCACCTTCTTCGAGGAAGATGACAAGATAGTGGCAGAGAAGCTTGAAGCACTCAGCAGTGCCGCTGGTTACATACGTTCTTTAGTCGCGGGTCGCATGAAATTGCGAGTGATGCCAGAACTTAGGTTCATCTATGATGCATCCTTGGTTGAAGGCATGCGCATGTCAAACCTTGTAACGCGCGTTATTCATAACGATGAAGCTAAACAGAAACATGCCAATCGTGATGAACAAAGTGAAGATAAAGATCAGCAAGGTGAGGATTAATGGGGCGTCGTCAGCGTGGTCGCTTCATTGATGGGATCTTGCTCTTGGATAAAGAGACAGGGATGAGCTCTAACTTTGCCCTGCAAAGGGTAAAACGGCTTTTCGATGCCAATAAAGCGGGCCATACTGGCGCCTTAGATCCCTTAGCCACAGGTATGTTACCGATATGCCTGGGCGAAGCTACCAAGTTTTCTCAGCACCTTCTCGATGCGGATAAGCGCTATCTGGTCACGGCTAAACTTGGTGTGCGAACCGATACTAGTGATTCTGACGGTGAAGTGGTGCAGACTCGTCCCCTGGATTTTACCCAAGACTTATTGATTGAGTCTCTGGATTATTTCCGTGGAGAGACTATGCAGGTGCCTTCCATGTTCTCGGCGCTAAAGCATAAGGGACAGCCCCTTTATAAGTACGCCCGTGAAGGCATCGAAGTGCCCAGAGAAGCCAGACCCATCACGGTATTTGAGCTAAACTTTATCTCTTTAGAAGGCGATGAGCTGACCTTAGACATACATTGTTCTAAGGGAACCTACATTCGTACCATCACAGATGATCTCGGTGAAATGTTGGGATGCGGCGCCCACGTGATAATGCTCAGACGTACTCAAGTTGCAGACTACCCTTATGATCGCATCGTAAGCTTAACTCAGTTAAATGAAATGGTTGAAAAGGCTGAGGCCGAAGGTGCAGATCCTAAAGCTATTCTGGATGAGTTATTGTTGCCCATGGATACGGCGGTCAGTAAGTTTCAAGAAATCAACTTAGCCGACACTGTTGCACCTTATCTAATGAATGGCAATCCGGTACAGAATCCTGGAAATTGTGAGTTAGCCGATGGAGAACTCGTGCGCCTCACTATAGGTGAAGAGCATAAGTTTGTCGGTATAGGCTCAATTAATGATGATGGCTTGCTGGCACCTAAGCGCCTTATCGTACTGAGAGATAGCTTAGAAACCACTTAACGTTACCTTTTGGCGGTTATTTTACTTTGCTGGTTGCGTATCTCACCGGGAATGGGTAAAATGCCGCGCTCCTTTAGCTGAGTTAGTGATTGGCTAAAGATTTATTAATGCATTATTTGGAGAGACAAAATGTCACTAAATGCTGAACAAACTGCAAAAATCCTGGCTGACTTCGGTCGTTGTGAAAACGATACTGGTTCTTCTGAAGTTCAGGTTGCTCTTTTAACTGCTCAGATTAATCATCTACAGGGCCATTTCAAGCAGCACATCCACGATCATCACTCTCGTCGTGGTCTACTACGTATGGTTAGCACACGTCGTAAACTTCTTGCATACCTAAAGCGTACTGAAAATGTTCGTTACCAGGAACTAATCAAGAAGCTAGGTCTACGTCGTTAATTTTAACGATTAAACCTGGATAAGGAGGCTTAGGCCTCCTTTTTTATTGCCTGTAAAAAAGAAGGCGAAAGCAAAGTTCCTAGATTCTAGTGATTAAATCTGACTGATAGTCGCCGTATGTGGTTTGATAAATTTTTCTTCAAATTCATGCTGAGACAGAGGTTTACTGAAAAAGAAACCTTGTCCCATCTGACAATCATTGGCCTTGAGCCAATCCAACTGATCCTGTGTTTCTATTCCTTCCGCGACGATATTGAGCTTAAGTTGTTTACCTAACATTAAGATGGTCGAGGCTATGGCGCTCTCTTGAGGCAGGTCGGTAACGAAACAGCGATCGATCTTCATGGTGGTAATGGGAAGGTGACGTAAATAAGATAATGATGAATAGCCTGTACCGAAATCATCCACGGCAATACCAAATCCAGCCGATTTTAGCTGTTCTAACTTGGTAATGGCTTTCTCTACGTTATTCATCAAGGAAGTTTCGGTTATCTCTATCTCTAACAGCTCAGGCCTTATTTGGTATCTAAGGGAGAGCTGCTTTATATCTGGAACCAGACTTGGATCTTCAAATTGCTGTGAAGCTACATTGACCGCAATAGGTAACGCAAAATTGTAGTTTTTTTGCCACTCCTTGATTGTTTTACATGCTTGCTCTATGACCCAGCGACCTATAGGGATGATGATTCCGGTTTCTTCGGCTACCGGGATAAAGGACATGGGGCTTATCAGGCGACCATCTTTCTGCCAGCGAATGAGTGCCTCACAGGCAACGACTCTTCCAGTCTTGATATCGAATTTTGGTTGGTAATGTAAGACAAATTCATTGTTCTTTAGTGCATCGTGTAGAGAGGCCTCTGTACGTAATCTAACTGCTGCACGCTCTGTCATTTGTTGCTTGAAGAAGGCCCATTGATTTGAGCCGGCAGCTTTTGCGCTATACATGGCGATATCAGAATGGCGGATCAGATCTTCGGCGCTCATACCGTCATCGGGGTAGATAGAGATCCCGACTGATGCGGCTGGATGAATGGTGTGCTCGTTGAGTTGCATGGGGGTGTTCAACTGAAAAAGCAGGTGTTCAACAAAGTCGGCTGCTTGATCCGGGTTCCGTATTTCATCGGCTAATATCACGAATTCATCCCCGCCCAAGCGAGCCACAGTGCCTTTATCCGCAACGACGCGCTCGAGAACTTGAGCTATTCGGGTAAGAAATTGATCGCCTATGGCATGACCCAAGGAGTCATTGATATTTTTAAATCTGTCTAGATCGATAAATAACATGCAAAATTGGTGTTTATGTACACGGGCCCTTTGAATGGTAACCGCTATGGTTTCCAGTAGCAGCGTGCGGTTAGGTAACCCTGTGAGTGGGTCTCGAGTCGCCATTTTTCTTAGTTTACTTTGGGTCTGACCGAACTGAATCAGGATCTGGTTAAATTTTGATGTAACCAGACCTAGTTCATCGTCCATGTGAGCCTTAGATACCGGCAGTAAGTTCTCATCGGGTGATTCAGGATCTATCTTGTCAATTGCCTCACTGATCTCGGCGATGGGCTTGGTCAAGAAGCGATGAAAAACAATCGAAAGCAACAGAGTGATAAGCAGGGCGCGGATCAAGGTTGCGACTAAACTGAATCTAAGTTGTGAAAAGAGTGAGTCAGTGAGTTCCTGGGTGTCATAGAAGATGGTTAATGTCCCTATGAGCTGCTGTTTCTCACTGTCTTTAAAATCAAAGGGTCGATAAAGGGGGCGCGAGATTTCTCTAAGGTCGCCAAAGAGTTTTTTACTTAATTGATCGAATATATTCGGAGAAGAGAGAGGTGAGGCGACTGAGACAAACATGGAGCCGTCATCGAGTTCGATAACTGCCGAACCCACATGGGCGACTTTTAACACCCCCTCTATGGTTTGTTTGGCTAAGTTATCGTCCAATGCCCAGACAGCGTTAGAGGCGGGTTGCTCTACCGAGTCTAACAACTCTTTCTGCGACGCTTTAAGTTCATCCCTGGTGGTTACACCGACTAAGGCAATTTCGACGATAAAAATGGCGACAGCGAAAAAGAGTGCCGAAAAAACGACAAGGCTGGTTTGTTTCCATGTAAGCGATTTAAAGCTGGCAGTCATTAACTCATCCATTAATCAGTGAACTGATATTAGAAACGGAACTATTTAGGCATTCCATAACAAAATAATCCTGATATTATTCACTTTAGAGAAAAGTTTCGGCTTTGTCATCAATCTGTGCCCTTTATCTCTTGAATAGAGATGAAGTATACTTACGCGCGTAATTAAGATAATTAAATTTAAGGAATGGTTCACGTGAATCCAATCGTAAAGAGTTTTGAGTATGGTCAGCACACAGTCACATTAGAGACTGGGGTTATTGCACGTCAAGCAGATGCTGCCGTTTTAGCAAGTATGGGTGATACTACAGTCTTGGTTACTGTGGTAGGAAAGAAACACGAAGAGCCGGGTCGCGACTTTTTCCCACTTACAGTGAATTATCAGGAAAGAACTTACGCTGCCGGTAAGATCCCTGGTGGTTTCTTCAAGCGTGAAGGTCGTCCATCTGAGAGTGAAACGCTGATCGCACGTCTTATCGATCGTCCCATTCGTCCTCTATTCCCTAATGGCTTCAAGAATGAAGTTCAGGTAATTATCACAGTCGTTTCTGTGGATCCTGAAATCAACCCTGATGTCATCTCTATGATAGGTACTTCTGCAGCCTTAGCTATCTCAGGTCTGCCATTCAATGGTCCATTGGGTGTGGCGCGTGTTGGTTACATCAACGGCGAATATATCCTTAACCCTGAAGTTAGTCAGTTAGCCGAGAGTGACCTGGACCTAATCGTCGCGGGTACCGAAGGCGCAGTATTGATGGTGGAGTCTGAAGCCGCCTCATTGCCAGAAGAAGTTATGCTAGGCAGCGTCGCCTATGGTCACGAGCAACAGCAAGTTGTGATCACTGCCATCAAGGAGCTTAAAGCTGAAGCGGGCAAGCCTGCATGGGATTGGTCTGCACCTGTATCTGATGAAGATTTGGTCGCCAAAATTAAGGCGCTTGCAGAAGAGAAATTCTCAGCTGCATACCAGATTGCTGATAAGAGTGAACGTCGTGACTCGGTTAACGCACTTAAGAGTGACGCTATCGAGAAACTAGTTGCTGAAAACGCGGATGTCGACTTACGTGAAGTCGGTAAGATATTAAGTAGCGTTGAGAAGCAAGTCGTACGTGGCCGTATCATAGCGGGTAAGCCACGTATCGATGGTCGTGAGCCAGATATGGTTCGTGGTCTTAACGTAATGGCAGGTGTACTTCCACGTACTCACGGTAGCGCGATATTTACCCGTGGTGAGACTCAAGCACTAGTGACTTGTACTCTAGGTACCGAGCGTGATGCACAGAAAGTTGACAGCATCATGGGCGAATACACTAACCGCTTTATGCTGCACTACAACTTCCCTCCTTACTGTGTGGGCGAGACGGGTTTTGTTGGTTCACCTAAGCGTCGTGAAATTGGTCACGGTAAGCTAGCTTGGCGTGGTATTAACGCGGTTATGCCGTCTGCAGAAGAATTCCCATACAGCATTCGCGTCGTATCAGAGATCACTGAATCAAACGGTTCAAGCTCTATGGCTTCTGTATGTGGTACTTCTCTTGCGTTAATGGATGCGGGTGTACCAATCAAGACATCTGTTGCCGGTATCGCCATGGGTCTGGTTAAAGAGGGTGACGATTTCGTCGTTCTTTCTGACATTTTAGGTGATGAAGATCACTTAGGTGATATGGACTTCAAAGTGGCTGGTACTCGTGACGGTATCACTGCACTGCAGATGGATATCAAGATCGAAGGTATCACGCAAGAGATCATGCAGATTGCACTTCAGCAAGCTTATGGCGCTCGAGTTCATATCCTTAACGTGATGGACCAGGCTATTGGTACACATCGTGATGATATTTCAGCTCACGCACCACGTATTACCACCATCAAGATCAACCCAGAAAAAATCCGTGATGTGATTGGTAAAGGTGGCGCTACAATCCGTGCGCTTACAGAAGAAACTGGTACCACTATCGAGCTAGAAGATGATGGTACAGTTAAGATCGCATCTTCTAACGGCGAAGCGACTAAAGAAGCTATCCGTCGTATCGAAGAGATCACTGCTGAAGTCGAAGTCGGTACTATCTATAACGGTAAGGTCGTTCGTATCGTTGATTTCGGTGCCTTCGTGACAATCTTGCCAGGTAAAGATGGTTTGGTTCACATCTCTCAGATAGCTGAAGAGCGTGTTGCCAACGTTTCTGATTACCTACAGACTGGTCAAGAAGTCAAAGTTAAGGTGATGGAAGTTGATCGTCAGGGTCGCGTACGTCTTTCTATGAAAGAAGCACAGCCTAAAGCCGAGTCAGCACCTGCTGCCGAGTAATCACTATTTAGTGAATTAACAAAGGAGACCTTAGGGTCTCCTTTTTTGTACTCGGTGATTGGGTTTGGTGATGTTTTAGTGAATAATTTGCAGATATTTATCTATGCTTGACTTCATTTTTTGTAAACTTATACTTTTTACTAGCAATAAGCTGAATGAATTGAGAAAAATTTAAATCCCTGATAGCAGTAGCGATAGGGGATTGCTATGATTAGCGTCATAGTTGAACTCAAAGGGTTAAATGGATGAATCAAAAAGTGCGGACCACCGCAATCGCTGTTTTGGCTGGTATGAGTATTTTCCTGACCGGATGTGTGTCGACTCAGTCTGGTGGCAGCGAGCAAGGTAAGGTGATGGTTGAGCCCGTCATGCCCGATTACAAGCTAGAAATAACGCTTGCCAAGTTAAATGAAATTTTATCCTCAGCCGATTTAACTCAAGAGCAAAAAGCACGATTCCATTATGACCGGGGTGTCATCTATGACAGCGTAGGTTTACGGATTCTGAGCCGAATCGACTTTCATCAAGCATTGAAACTTCAGCCTAATCTCGCCGATGCCTATAACTTCATCGGGATCTATTATACCCAGGAAGGTCAGTTCGAGAGTGCATATGAAGCTTTCGATGCTGTGCTGGAGCTGTCACCCGAATATGATTACGCATTCTTAAACCGTGGTATTGCCCTCTATTATGGTCAGCGTTACGAGTTAGCGGTTGCCGATATGCAATCATTCTACTCATTGGACCCTAAAGATGGCTACCGTGCCTTATGGTTATATTTGACGGAAAGTGCCCAGGATACTGAGCAAGCCAAAGCTAACCTGGAAGTGAACCAGGCTGAGCTTGTGCCAAATGCCTGGTCGAGTGTACTGGTGGATTATTATCTTGGAAAAAAATCCAGGGAAGCGGTATTTTCTGCGGCTAAAATGGGGCTTTCTCACCCCAATGAATATGCGGAACGTCTATGTGAAGCCTACTTCTATATTGCAAAGATAGCCCAAGAGCAAGGTCAGTATAGCGATGCGGCAAATTATTTCAGGCTGGCACTCGCGACAAACATCTATGACTTTGTCGAGCATAGATATGCGCGAATCGAGTTAGCTAAGCTAAATAGCATCATGCAGCAAGAGTTGCAGAGTCAATAATTGAGCTCAAGTATTTTGTTATTAAAAGCGTAATGCCATCCCAAAAAGATGGCATTTTTTATGTCTTTATTAAAATGCAGACTCTGGGATTAGTCACCTAGCTAATTTGCACGCTTGGCGCTATAATTGCCGCCTTTTTAGCACATCACCAATCTGCAGGTTACCATGTCAGGCAATACAGTTGAGGTCGGCAAACGTCGCACTTTCGCCATTATCTCTCACCCGGATGCGGGTAAAACCACCATTACCGAAAAAGTACTCTTGTTCGGTAATGCCTTACAGAAGGCCGGAACCGTAAAAGGTAAGAAGTCAGGTCAACATGCAAAGTCTGATTGGATGGAGATGGAGAAAGAGCGTGGGATCTCGATCACCACATCTGTCATGCAGTTTCCCTATAAAGAGGCTTTAATCAATCTTCTCGATACTCCGGGTCACGAAGACTTCTCGGAAGATACCTATCGTACCCTGACTGCCGTCGATTCCTGTCTGATGGTGATCGACTCGGCCAAAGGTGTAGAGCAAAGAACGATTAAGCTAATGGAAGTCACGCGCCTGCGTGATACGCCTATCGTCACTTTCATGAACAAGTTAGACCGTGACATTCGCGAGCCATTAGAGCTGATGGACGAGGTCGAAGATGTACTGAATATTGCCTGTGCACCCATTACCTGGCCTATCGGCTCAGGTAAAGAGTTTAAAGGTGTTTACCACCTATTACGTGATGAGGTGATTTTATACCAGAGTGGTCAGGGCCATACGATTCAGGATTCTAAGATCATCAAGGGGCTGGATAACCCAGAGCTTGATGATGCTATCGGCGCCTATGCCGATGAAGTGCGCGAAGAGTTAGAATTGGTTCTTGGTGCCGCGACCGAGTTCGATCTCGAGCTGTTCCTCAAGGGAGAGCTGACGCCGGTATTTTTCGGTACCGCATTGGGTAACTTTGGTGTCGATCATATCCTCGACGGTATGGTCGAATGGGCTCCTACACCTCAGCCTCGTGAAACCGAGGCGAGAGATGTACTGCCCCAAGAGGAGAAGTTCTCTGGCTTCGTGTTTAAGATCCAAGCAAACATGGATCCAAGACACAGAGATAGAGTCGCATTTATGCGGATCTGTTCTGGTAAGTATGAGCAGGGCATGAAGATGCACCATGTCCGTCTAGGTAAAGATGTCAATGTCAGTGATGCGTTAACCTTTATGGCTGGCGATCGTAATCGCGCCATAGTGGCATATCCAGGCGATATTATTGGCCTGCATAACCACGGCACCATGCGTATCGGCGATACATTTACCCAAGGTGAGAAGTTGCGTTTCACCGGCATACCTAACTTTGCTCCTGAGATGTTCCGTCGTATTCGTTTAAAAGATCCGTTGAAACAGAAGCAGCTACTTAAAGGCTTAGTCCAGCTTGCCGAAGAGGGTGCCGTGCAGGTATTCAGACCGATAGATTCGAACGATCTTATCGTTGGTGCTGTTGGTGTACTTCAGTTTGAAGTAGTTGTTGGCCGATTGAAGAGCGAATATAAGGTCGAAGCCATCTATGAAGCTATCCATGTAGCCACAGCCCGTTGGGTGTATTGTGACGATGAGAAGAAACTGGACGAGTTCAGACGTAAGTGCAGCCCTAACTTAGCGCTGGATGGTGGCAATAACCTGACCTATATCGCCCCGACTATGGTTAATCTTAATCTGTCTATGGAGCGCTATCCTGACGTTCAGTTTGCCAAGACTCGTGAGAATTAATCTACACTAGCGTTTGGTTCCCTGTGCCCAGATATTTTATTTAAGCCCCATTCGAAAGATTGGGGCTTTTTTATTGAATCGTTTATTATACCATTCCGAGTAAGTATCTGATTATTCAGCGGGAGTTCAAAGCACTGTAGGCAAGGCGAATGTTTGAAGCTAATAGTTATTCTCGGCAACAAGCTCCTGCGTTGCTCTACCTCCTGCATCCATGCAGTCGTATATCGAGAACATTCAACGTAGCATAAAGGGCTTTGAAACCCGCACTGCGTGAGGCTCTCAGTGTTTCCACTTCTGTGTTGCATTGACTTAAAAGGGAATAACCATTTCCTCATCAATGCGTCTTGAATTGAAAAAACTGAGAGCCTCTGAACTGACCAGATACTTATATGGAATGGTATTATCTATATATGTATCGGTTTTGTTATGGGAAGGTTTCTGGGCCATTTTCTTAAGCCACAAAAGATAAAAGCCGATTTTGGTATGACTAAATTAAATTCATTAAATGAGCGAATAATGTCGACGATGCGAATACTTGATAGCCATGCTCATCTTGACGATGACTTGTTCGATACTGACCGTGACGAACTCTTCGAGTCTATGGCTCAAACAGGCATAGAAACGGCTATCATCCCGGGAGTCAGCCCCGAGCGCTGGGACAAGCAACTGGATATAGCAAAGCGGTACTCATGTCCCTATGGGCTAGGCATTCATCCTTGGTTTTGTGAAGACAACCCTCAGCAGGCCTTGAAGCAATTAACAGATAAACTCAATCGCTATAGAGAAGACCCATACTTGGTCGCCATCGGCGAGTGCGGTCTGGATAAGATACGTAAAGATAATTGGGATGGACAAATCATTGCCCTGGAGGCTCAACTCTCTATGGCTCAGCAGCTAAATTTGCCGGTTATCTTGCATGTCGTTAAAGCACATAGTGAGATGCTGGCCATCTTGAAACGCTACTCTCTGCCCAGAGGTGGAGTGATCCACGGTTTCTACGGCAGCTTAGAAATCGCCAGCGAGTACATTAAGCTAGGTTTTAAGCTGGGGATAGGGGGTTTAATTTTAAATACGAGTGCCAGAAAACTGAAAACCTGTGTCGCTCAACTTCCCCTCGAAAGTTTGTTAATTGAGACAGATTCTCCTGCTATGACACCTCGAAATGCAGCAGAATCACGCAATACTCCCCTTATTTTGCAGTCAATCATCGCAGAAATAGCAAATTTACATAAAAAATCCAGTGTTCTGATTTCAGAACATGCGTTTCGGAATGCGGTGCAACTCTTTGACCTTAAATTAATTTTAATTTAAACAGATGTGAATCGCATCGTAAGTTGTGACTAAGGTGCTGAAATTAAACTTCAAAAACTTGATCGAAACGACGCTTTTGAGCTATTGCTCGGGTATAATCGACCTCGAAAAAGGTTGGTTAACAACATAATTAAAAAGTATTAACAATAGGGTGATGGTTAATGGATATTTTAATGAGTCTAGTAGGGGTGGTCACCTTACTTACAATTGGTTTCTTACTATCGAATGGTAAGAAGTCAATCAACTACCGTACCGTTGGTGGTGCGTTAGCAATTCAAGCTGCTTTTGGTGGCTTCGTGCTTTATGTTCCAATTGGTCAAGAAGTACTAGGTGGCGTTTCAATGGGCGTAGCCAGTGTCATTGGTTACTCTCAAGCTGGTATCAACTTCCTCTTCGGTGGTTTGGGTACTGACGCTATGTTCGCAAACGGTGTTGGCTTCGTCTTCGCTATCCGCGTTCTACCTGTCATTATCTTCTTCTCTTCTTTAATAGCAGTACTTTACTACCTAGGCATCATGCAACTTGTCATCAAGTTTATCGGTGGCGCATTGCAAAAAGCATTAGGTACAAGCCGTACTGAGTCTATGTCTGCTACGGCAAACATCTTCGTCGGTCAAACTGAAGCTCCTCTAGTTGTTCGTCCGTTTATCGCGACTATGACTAATTCAGAGCTTTTCGCCATCATGGTTGGTGGTCTGGCTTCTATCGCTGGTGCGGTACTTGCTGGCTACGCTGGCATGGGCGTTAAGATTGAGTATCTGGTTGCAGCGTCATTTATGGCGGCGCCTGGTGGTCTTATGATGGCTAAGCTTATGCATCCAGAGACCGAAGAAACTAACAACGACATGAACGACTTGCCTGAAGATGCAGACAAGCCAGCTAACGTTATTGACGCTGCCGCATCTGGTGCCGCATCTGGTATGCACTTAGCACTTAACGTTGGCGCTATGCTATTAGCCTTCGTTGGTCTTATTGCCATGCTTAACGGCATGATCGGTGGACTAGGTGGTCTTGTTGGTATCGAGAACTTAACTCTGGAGCTTATCCTAGGTTACATCTTCATGCCTCTTGCATTCCTAATCGGTGTACCTTGGAATGAAGCACTGGTTGCCGGTTCATTCATCGGTCAGAAGATCATCGTGAACGAATTCGTCGCTTACCTGAACTTCGCTCCTTACCTTAAAGATATTGCCGATGGCGGTATGGTTGTTGCTGAAACGGGTCTTGCTATGACTGATAGAACTAAAGCTATCATCTCATTCGCACTATGTGGATTCGCTAACCTATCTTCAATCGCTATTCTACTTGGTGGTCTAGGCGCCATGGCTCCAAGCCGTCGTCATGACTTAGCTAAGCTAGGCGTACGTGCCGTTATCGCAGCATCGCTTGCGAACCTAATGAGTGCGACACTAGCGGGTCTATTCTTAGCACTATAATCGTCAGGCAGTTCATATGAGCTGCCTTGTTTTATGTCTAAGGTAAATCCTGTGGGGATTCCCACAATTGGGCTCTGTTCATGGGGGCAGGGTCCAAGTTAGCTCAACCATTTTTCACAGTAATACAAGATTACATCTAGTTCTTCCTTACCTTTGCGGGAAGAGCTGTGTTCGAATAAACACAGTTAAAAATCAGGTTTTTCGCGATAGCTGTTGTTAAATAGCATGAAGAATCAGAAGTTTGTTCATTTGTTAGAATTTTGTGTTCGCACTTTCACACAAATTATATTGTGCTTTACGATAAATTGGGTAGAATGCGGCGCCATAAGAAAAGAACGCTGACTCGAAAAGAGCGGCATACCATAAAATAAATGGGGTTGATGATGAAAAACGTTAAAACTATAGCACTAGCTACAGCACTAGCAGCAACAGCTGCTATGTCTGCACCAACATTCGCAGCAGACCGCGGCGATGATATCCGTTCTGGCGATTACAGCTGGATGCAGTTCAATGCAATGTATGCGTTCAACGAGCTACCACGTACTGATGCTGATGATGGC
Coding sequences:
- a CDS encoding putative bifunctional diguanylate cyclase/phosphodiesterase; the protein is MTASFKSLTWKQTSLVVFSALFFAVAIFIVEIALVGVTTRDELKASQKELLDSVEQPASNAVWALDDNLAKQTIEGVLKVAHVGSAVIELDDGSMFVSVASPLSSPNIFDQLSKKLFGDLREISRPLYRPFDFKDSEKQQLIGTLTIFYDTQELTDSLFSQLRFSLVATLIRALLITLLLSIVFHRFLTKPIAEISEAIDKIDPESPDENLLPVSKAHMDDELGLVTSKFNQILIQFGQTQSKLRKMATRDPLTGLPNRTLLLETIAVTIQRARVHKHQFCMLFIDLDRFKNINDSLGHAIGDQFLTRIAQVLERVVADKGTVARLGGDEFVILADEIRNPDQAADFVEHLLFQLNTPMQLNEHTIHPAASVGISIYPDDGMSAEDLIRHSDIAMYSAKAAGSNQWAFFKQQMTERAAVRLRTEASLHDALKNNEFVLHYQPKFDIKTGRVVACEALIRWQKDGRLISPMSFIPVAEETGIIIPIGRWVIEQACKTIKEWQKNYNFALPIAVNVASQQFEDPSLVPDIKQLSLRYQIRPELLEIEITETSLMNNVEKAITKLEQLKSAGFGIAVDDFGTGYSSLSYLRHLPITTMKIDRCFVTDLPQESAIASTILMLGKQLKLNIVAEGIETQDQLDWLKANDCQMGQGFFFSKPLSQHEFEEKFIKPHTATISQI
- the pnp gene encoding polyribonucleotide nucleotidyltransferase, translated to MNPIVKSFEYGQHTVTLETGVIARQADAAVLASMGDTTVLVTVVGKKHEEPGRDFFPLTVNYQERTYAAGKIPGGFFKREGRPSESETLIARLIDRPIRPLFPNGFKNEVQVIITVVSVDPEINPDVISMIGTSAALAISGLPFNGPLGVARVGYINGEYILNPEVSQLAESDLDLIVAGTEGAVLMVESEAASLPEEVMLGSVAYGHEQQQVVITAIKELKAEAGKPAWDWSAPVSDEDLVAKIKALAEEKFSAAYQIADKSERRDSVNALKSDAIEKLVAENADVDLREVGKILSSVEKQVVRGRIIAGKPRIDGREPDMVRGLNVMAGVLPRTHGSAIFTRGETQALVTCTLGTERDAQKVDSIMGEYTNRFMLHYNFPPYCVGETGFVGSPKRREIGHGKLAWRGINAVMPSAEEFPYSIRVVSEITESNGSSSMASVCGTSLALMDAGVPIKTSVAGIAMGLVKEGDDFVVLSDILGDEDHLGDMDFKVAGTRDGITALQMDIKIEGITQEIMQIALQQAYGARVHILNVMDQAIGTHRDDISAHAPRITTIKINPEKIRDVIGKGGATIRALTEETGTTIELEDDGTVKIASSNGEATKEAIRRIEEITAEVEVGTIYNGKVVRIVDFGAFVTILPGKDGLVHISQIAEERVANVSDYLQTGQEVKVKVMEVDRQGRVRLSMKEAQPKAESAPAAE
- the nlpI gene encoding lipoprotein NlpI — protein: MNQKVRTTAIAVLAGMSIFLTGCVSTQSGGSEQGKVMVEPVMPDYKLEITLAKLNEILSSADLTQEQKARFHYDRGVIYDSVGLRILSRIDFHQALKLQPNLADAYNFIGIYYTQEGQFESAYEAFDAVLELSPEYDYAFLNRGIALYYGQRYELAVADMQSFYSLDPKDGYRALWLYLTESAQDTEQAKANLEVNQAELVPNAWSSVLVDYYLGKKSREAVFSAAKMGLSHPNEYAERLCEAYFYIAKIAQEQGQYSDAANYFRLALATNIYDFVEHRYARIELAKLNSIMQQELQSQ